Proteins encoded by one window of Haematobia irritans isolate KBUSLIRL chromosome 2, ASM5000362v1, whole genome shotgun sequence:
- the wol gene encoding dolichyl-phosphate beta-glucosyltransferase wollknaeuel — protein MALIEIFLISVYYGSAIFTVLLISLVIVQKSITTPLPVIKRHKQEKTYLDPNILKNIEFPSIEDEPTVDLSVIVPAYNEEERMPSMLDECLEYLENKTKSENFTYEVIVVSDGSSDGTVALALKYAKRFTVDKVRVLELVENRGKGGAVRLGMLSARGRNLLFADADGATKFSDLDKLFNELAKINKDWKHDAVVIGSRAHLEQEAIATRSAFRTFLMHGFHFLVWLFAVRSLRDTQCGFKLLTRSAAKKLFSIMHVERWAFDVELLYLVERLHIPVREVAVVWHEIEGSKLTPFWSWLQMGIDLFLIWFRYTVGAWQIVHSKPHTE, from the exons ATggcattaattgaaatattcttGATTAGTGTTTATTATGGCTCAGCCATATTCACAGTTCTCTTGATATCG ctGGTTATAGTACAAAAGTCGATTACAACACCATTACCTGTAATAAAACGTCACAAACAAGAAAAAACCTATCTCGATCCAAACATTTTAAAGAACATTGAATTTCCCAGCATAGAAGATGAGCCCACCGTTGATTTGAGTGTCATTGTGCCAGCCTATAATGAAGAAGAAAGAA tgCCCTCTATGTTGGATGAATGTTTGGagtatttggaaaataaaacaaaatctgaaaatttcacctatgaagtTATTGTTGTAAGTGATGGCAGCTCAGATGGTACAGTTGCTTTGGCATTGAAATATGCCAAGCGTTTCACTGTTGACAAAGTACGCGTATTGGAATTGGTAGAAAATCGTGGTAAAGGTGGTGCTGTAAGATTG GGTATGCTCAGTGCACGTGGGCGTAATTTGTTATTCGCCGATGCTGATGGTGCTACAAAATTCTCCGATTTAGATAAGCTATTTAATGAACTTGCCAAGATTAACAAAGACTGGAAACATGATGCTGTGGTTATTGGTTCAAGGGCACATTTGGAACAAGAGGCCATAGCAACAAGAAGTGCATTTAG aacttttcTTATGCATGGTTTTCATTTCTTAGTATGGCTTTTTGCTGTACGCTCCCTGCGAGATACTCAATGCGGttttaaacttttgacaagatCAGCTGCTAAGAAATTATTCAGCATTATGCACGTTGAAAGATG ggcATTTGATGTAGAACTCCTCTACCTTGTTGAACGTTTACACATTCCAGTACGTGAAGTTGCTGTGGTATGGCATGAAATCGAAGGTTCGAAGTTAACACCATTTTGGTCATGGCTTCAAATGGGCATAGATCTATTCTTAATATGGTTCCGTTACACAGTTGGAGCTTGGCAAATAGTTCACTCTAAACCTCACACAGAATAA